TAATCGTGGTGATGATCGTGGCGACCGCGGCACCGCGCAGACCAAGCTCGGGTGCGCCCAGATTGCCAAAAATGAACGCGTAATTGGCCAGCGCATTCACGAAGATGCCGGCAGCCGTGATCGCAGTCGCGAGAATGGGCCGGTCAAGCGTCGACACGAAACTGCGCAGGACGTTGTTGAACAGCATGGGTATGAGAGAGAGCACGAGGATCGAGTTGTATTCGATCGCGAGATCGATGATCGCGGCATCCTGGCCCGTGATCCGCATTATCGGACCAAGCGACAGGCACAGTCCCATGCCTATCGTTCCGGCGAAAAGTGCGAGCCACATGGCCATCCGCACGCTACGCCGGACCGGCCTCAGCGCTGGCGCTCGGGCGCCAAGTTCGGCTGCGGCGACTGGGGCCACCGCACCGGTCAGGCCGGAAAACGCCCACAGGACGAGACCGAACAGCGCGATCGCCAGAGCGGATGCCGCCAGTTGCGCCTCACCCAACCGCGCGATGAAGATCACGTCGACAGCATAGGTCAGCATCTGGAGCAGGTTGGCTGCCGCCAGCGGCCAGCCAAGCCTTAGGGTCGCGCGAAATTCGCGGCGCCAACCATCGACGTCCAAAGACGTGGGCGCACCTTGCTGCGCATCCTGCATCGCCGCGTGTTATGACATGAGCAGGTCCGAACCAATGCCGGTCGCCCTTCCGCGATTACGCGGTGACAAACTGGCACCGCTTTGCCACAGTAGGGCGCTGGGCCAACCATGGACCGGATCCATGAGACGAACGAGATTATCGAGAATACAGAGTGGCCGAGGAAGCAAACTTTTCAGAAGCAGCAGCGACGAGTGACGATCCTCGGCGTCGATCCAATCGCCTGGTGCTGCGCCTCCGCACCGGAGTGGGGCAGGCAGGACGCGCGTTCGATGCGGAAGTGCTGAACCTTTCGCCCAGCGGCATGTTGGTCAAGACAAGCGCAAGTCTTTCGCTCGACGATCCGCTCGAAGTTGTCTTGCCGAAAGTGGGACCGGTGATTGCGAAGGTGGTCTGGTTCGACGACCAGCTTTATGGATGCAGCTTCGCGAACCAGCTGACCGACGAAGAAGTCGAGGCGGCCAATGTCGTATCCGGCGATACCGACGAGACCCACGGGGTCGACAATGAAACGCTCGGCTCCCGGATAAAGCGCCTGCGCAAGAACCGGGGATTGTCCATGCGGGCCCTTGCGGGTCTTGCCGGCGTCAGCAAGCCGACCTTGTGGAAATGGGAAAGCGATCGGGTTCGGCCGCGCCACACCACGATGCAACGTCTTGCCGTTGAACTGGGGATTTCGGAACTCGAACTCGTCTACGGCGCGCCTGCGGCCCGTACGAACGAAGAGCTGGAATCGGGATCGCTAGCGGACATCGTCCGCGATGCCCGACGTCGCATTGCCGATGCAGCAGGGGTCGACGAGAGCCGTGTCGATGTCCGCATCGATTGGGGCGAAGAAGACTAGGTCGAGTTAGGGGCGTGCTGGATCCGGTGCGGCTTTGAGCACGAGCCGGTCCCGAATAGCGTCGTAGGTCAGGTCGACACCCGAGCTACGGACATTCTCGAGCGTCAGTCGCTTTTGATCTGGCAAGTCTGCGACCTGCCGGTCAAGGTTGAGGTCGGCAAGGGCGCTTGCAAGTGTATCACGCTCGACCTCGATGCGCGTGCCTCCCATCAGGAAGATCGGCAGGCTCGTTTCGCCTGCTCCGTCCCGCACGAGACGCTTGCGAACTTCGACGCCGTCAGGCCCGCCGTCGAAGGCGGGTTCCAGGCGATAGGACAGCTTCAGGACCTCTCCACCGTGATCGAGGCTTTCGGGTCCCTTGGCGGCTGGCGGCAGGACCACGTCCAAAGGTGCCGCGGCCTCTGGAGTTGGGGCACTGGACGCTGTCTCTTCGGAATCCGCGTCCCGGACCAGGGGTTGGATCGCTGGCAGTTTGGTCTTCGTCTGATTGGGCTGGAGCGCGACCCGCAAGATGCCGCCCTCTCTTGCCTGTCGGTCGGCATGCGAATTTGCGCCGACACCCGCTAGCCCGATCAGGGCAAGTGCCAGGACGATACCGAAAAGGGTGGCTTTTTGCCGTGCCCCCCCGGACTTATTTATCGTCAATCCGCCGACCATGCTCAACCTGGCATGGTCAGGGCGGCGTATCCGACAGTACCTACTGCGATTGCGACACCGTAGGGCAATTTTGCAAAGTCATCCTTGCGGCGCTTCATCCCCTTGATGAAGCGTTTGAGAGTGAACCAGAAGAGTGCGAGAATACCCCCCGACAGGACGATGGCCAGTGCCAGGGCAGGCGCGTCCATGATCGGGAAAAACGCGGCGGACCCTGCGTAGAATTTCCCGTCGCCCGCACCGAAGATGTTCCAGACGAACATCAAATAACCGATCAAGAACGCAACAGCCACGTGAACGGCATGCCAGCCCAAAGCCGCCCATCCGTCCATGGCCAGCGCCAGGCCGAGGCCGGCCAAGGCAAGGAGCACTGACACGATATTCGGCAGCTTACGCCACACGATATCCGTAATTGCACCGACAGACGAAAGCGCGGCGAGAACGCCGAACGAGATTGTCGCGAGGGCCATTACTGCTGCTTAATCCTTGCTGTCGCCGGATTTCGCTGCCCGAAGACTTACCCGCATGGGATATCCGCTAGCGACCGAACCTTCAGTTTCGCTCTTCGCACCGATCCGCACGCGCATCGGGTAATTCGCGGAGGACTGGATGCGTACCTCGGTCGGACGCGCCGACACACGCGGTCGGACCGGCTGCCCGCTGACCCGAATTCTTACAGAGGGTGTCTGGGTGACAGGAGCTTCGCCGGCTTCTGCGGTGCGGACCCGCACGCGCGCTTTTTGCGGCTCGGCCCCGTCGAGCGCGATCCGCGCGGTTGCCATCCCCCGCTCAAGCGTGATCTTGCGTTGTTCCCCACCACTGGTGACGAGACGCTCTTCGTTTACCGGCTCTTCCGAAAGGCCGGATTCCGATTGCGCAAATTCGGTAAAGGCCTTGCGCGCTTCTTCTTGCTGAGCGTGAAGCGTGCGCATGTCCTGCGCAAGGTCGCTGGCGTAAAACCGCTCGAGATTCGCAGCGAACTTCGCGTCCTGCGGTGAAAGTGTCACTGCCGCACGAAAGTAGCGTTCCGCCAAATCACCGCGCCCGATCCGGGCATAGGCAACGCCCAATGCGTTGGCGGCATCAGGAGCGGTCTGGCGGTTCAAAGCCGCGCGCTGCAGGGCCGGGATCGCATTGCCGTACTGGCCATCCGCAAGCAGGCGCCGTCCTTCTTCGAGATCCGCCTCGCCGAACAGGGGCTGGGTGGAACGGGTGTGGTCGCCGAAGTTGAAGGCGTTGATGAAGCTTTGGCAGCCGGACAACGGCATAACTACCGCCAGCGCGGCCAGCGTTGCAGGAACTTTCTTCATATTATCCTCCTCCAGACATAGCGGGACCGATGTCGCGCACGAACATGATGACAGCCGGCAGGACCAGCACACCGATCATCGTCGGCAACATGCATGCGACAAGCGGGATGGAAATCAGCACAGGGATGCGGTGGGCTTTTTCCTCGGCTCGCATCCTGCGCGCCTCACGCATTTCATTCGCGTAGACGCGCAAGGTATTGGCGATGCTCGTTCCCAGCTTGTCCGACTGGATCAGCAGCGTGGCAAACGAACGGATTTCATCGACGCCCGAGGCATCTGCAAGCTGGCGCAGCGCGGTTTCGCGCGATGCACCGGCACGCGTCATGAGGACGGTTTCGATCAGCAAGTGCGCGATGAGGGGGTGCGAACGGGTCATTTCCCGGCCAACCCGGTCAAGCGCGGACTCAAGGCCCAGGCCCGCTTCCACGCACACCAGCACGAGGTCGAGCGCGTCAGGGAAGCCGTTGATTATTTCGGACCTGCGGCGATCGGCTTTCGCGCGAATGAAAAGGTTCGGAATGTAGAGACCCAAGGCTGCTAGGATCGAGCAATAAAGGTAGATCGAAAGCAGGCCTGGCGGCTCGGTGCTGAACGAAATCAGCAGCAGGAAAAGTCCAGGCAGCAGAAACACCATGCCGATCCGCGCCATAGTGTACACGCGCGGCGCGCTGGGGCTGGAATATCCAGCCATCTTCAGCTGTTTCTCGAGCTTGTGGTTCTTCGGGTCGGTCAGGCTGAGGCCAGTTCGTTCAATACTGTCGGCGATTTTCGCCCAACGGCTGTCGGATTCTGTGCGTACGAGGTTGGTTTTCTCATTCGCGGCAGCGTGGGAATCCAGCCGCGCAATCTGTTGGCTGGCCCTGCGGCGTGCCTCGACGCCGTTTACAACGATCAGGATCACCCCGGTAACCAGCGCGAAAATCAGCGCAAGTACCAAGAGGCGTACGACAAGACTGGTGGCAGCGAGTTCGAGCATGTCAGACCTTCAGATCGATTAGCTTGCGAATGGTGAAGACACCGATGAAGTACAGAACGATCAGGAAAATCGAGCCGAATATGAAGATCGGGTCATCCGCAACGTCGAGGTAGAATTCCGGGGCGCCGAGGAACGTTGTTACGAACGCGAAGATAGGTAGGATGCTGAGCATCCAGCCCGTCATTCGGCCTTCGGAGCTCAAGGCGCGGACTTTCATGTACATGGACGCACGGTCACGGATGACCCCGGCAAGGTTCTCTAGAATTTCCGCCAGGTTGCCGCCGGTTTCACTTTGCACCGAAAGCGAAACCACGAACATGCGCATGTCCTCGAGTTTCCAGCGGTCGGCCATGGAATCGAGCGCGGTGGTCAGATCTGCACCGTAGGTGATTTCATCGCTGACGAGGCCGAATTCAGAACCGATCGGATCCTCCATCTCCTGTGTCAGCAATTCGATGGCCGAAGCAACCGGGTGGCCCGAACGCAAGGCACGTACGAAGATATCCAGCGCAACCGGGAATTGTTTTTCCATCGTCTTGCGCCGGCTGTTCGCAACTTGCGCCAGGATGAAATATGGTATGCCTGCGCCAGCAGCGACGGCGAAGAGAAGACACAACTGCACCGCGCCGAAACCGATTTCGGCACCTGCACCGACAGCAATTCCCAGAGCGATAATGAAAAGCAGGCCAATGCCGATCGCCATCGCGATAATGACCTGCGAGATGCTGAAAGTGACGCCAGAGGTGTAGATCATGTGCTCGAAACTGATCGCCATGCGCCGCAAGAGCGGTGGCAACGCTTCGTGTTCGCGCGGACGGTTCTTCAGCAGTTCGCCGTAAAGGTCCTCGCGCGTCGTGCCCTTCTGGATGAGCGACATGCGGCGATTGGTTGCCACCGTATGGGCGCGGCGGGCGGCGATCGCACGGCCGACCGTCTGGAATAACAGGAACGCCGCTGCGAAGATCGCAAGCAGGAATACGATGCGGATGATCTCGGTCGTCATCAGCCCAGCTTCATGTCCGGACGGAACAGTTCGGGCGAAAGGTGCATGCCGTGGGTTTCAGCCTCGTCGAGGAACTTGGGCCGGATGCCGGTGGCCTCGAAGTGGCCGAGGACCGAACCGTCGTCGGCACGTCCGGTCATACGGAAGCGGAAAATCTCCTGCATGGTGATCGTTTCCCCTTCCATGCCGGTGATCTCCGACAGGCTCTTGATCTTGCGACGACCGTCGGAAAGGCGTCCGACCTGGACGACGACGTTGATAGCCGATGCGATCTGGGCCCGGGCACTCTTCGACGTAATGTCGATGCCGCTCATGCCGATCATCTGTTCGACGCGGCTCAAAGCGTCGCGAGGCGTGTTGGCGTGGACTGTGGTCATCGAGCCGTCGTGGCCGGTATTCATTGCTTGCAACATGTCGAAGGCTTCACCGGCGCGGACCTCGCCCACGATGATGCGATCGGGACGCATACGCAGGGCGTTCTTGACGAGATCTCGCTGCGTGACTTCGCCCTTGCCTTCGATATTGGCCGGACGTGTCTCGAGCCGGGCGACGTGCGCCTGCTGTAGCTGGAGTTCGGCCGAGTCTTCGATCGTAACGATGCGCTCTGCCTCGTCAATGTACGAAGACATGGCATTGAGCAGCGTCGTTTTACCCGAGCCGGTACCCCCCGAGATGAGCACGTTGCGGCGGGACTTCACGATCGCCTCGAATACCGGTGCCATCTGTTCGGGAACACTGCCCAGATCGATCATCTTGGCGATGCTGATCGGGCTCTTGGCGAACTTACGAATGGATACCAGCGATCCGTCGAGCGCGAGCGGTGCGACAATGGCGTTCACACGCGAACCGTCTGCAAGGCGCGCGTCGACGAAGGGCGAGCTTTCATCGACCCGGCGCCCGACTGCGCTAACGATCTTCTGGATCACGCGCATCAGGTGCTTTTCGTCCTGGAACCTGGTCGGCACCGGCTGAAGCATGCCGCGCTTTTCGACGAACACCGTGTCCGGACCGTTTACCAGAATATCGGTAATCGTTTCGTCGGCAAGAAGAGGTTCGAGCGGACCGAGGCCCATAAGTTCGTCAACCAGCTCCTGAACCAGTTTCTCGCGTTCCTCTCGATTGAGCGGTTCGTCGAAATCGGCGAGCAACTCAGGAAGAATGCTGGAGATCTGAGCCTTGATCTGTTCGGTCGGGGTCTGCTCCAGCATGGCCAGATTGAGACGGTCGAGCAGGCTGTGGTGGATCGACAGCTTCAGCCTGAGCATCTTTTCCGTATGCTCGTCCTTCTTGCCGAAGAGGATCCGCTCTTCGTCCTCTGCCGAAATCAGGTCGGCATCGCCATGCTGCGTGACCGGCGTCTCGTGCGACGTCTCGTCGAGTTTGGTCTTCCACATGTCAGTAATCCTTCCCGATCTTCGCACTGATCGAAGTGGCCAGGTCGCCGATCTGGCGAGAGAGGCGTGCGCGCTTCTGGAGCGCTGCGACACTCACGCCCTGCAACTGGGCTTCTTCCACCAGCTGCGTATCTTCTTCGAGAGTTTGGACGACGTCGTATCCCAGAAGTTCTTCCATCTGCGACACGTCGGAACGCTTGAAGAGACCCCCGGACAAACGATTGAGCACGACCGAAATGTTCTGGCGTTCGCGGCCCAGCATCTGGAGGAGCGACAATTTACGCTTTACGTGACGCAGCGCGGAAATCCGGCCTACGCCCACCACGACAACCTCGTCTGCCGATAGCAGGATCGGCATCGCCCAATTGGGCAGCGTCGAAGGCATGTCGAGCACGACTGCACTGTAACGCTTGCGGGTTTCGCGCAGCATCCGGCCGATTTCATCCGCCGATGCGCTTTCGATCGGCTCGATATCGTCGGGCGCGGCAAACAGGTCGAGGTCATCCCCGCAATCGATGGCCACCGAGCGCATCAGCTCGTCGTCGATCCTGTCGATCGCTTCGAACAGGTGGCTGATCGTCATGCGCGGGCTCTTGTCGAGATAAGCGCCGGCATCGCCGCTTTGCAGCGAAAGGTCGATGAGAGCGGTGCGGGCCCCTTCGCCCAGCCGCGAACTCATCATCGTGGCCAGTTGCGTGGCGACAGTGCTGGCGCCCACGCCGCCTGCCGCACCGAGAACTGCGATAACCGGAGCCAGAGTGACCGGCGTTTCGGGTCGGACCGGCTTGGCAGCGCGCGCAACATCGACGATTGCAGCGATGAGCTCCTCGCTCGAGAACGGCAGCTCCAGCACGTCCACGACGCCTTTGCGCAGCAACGAGCGTACGGTTCTCACCGGTGCAACCTGCAATCCGGCGATGACCGGGAGACCGGGGCGCTTGGCCCGCAGCCGTTCCAAACGAGCAAGCGAGTCCGGATCTTCGGAGTCGATTTCCACAACTGCGATCGCAGCCTGTTCCACCGCTGCAACGGGGAAGTCCTCGGCTGTGCCCAGGCGGTGCAAGGTTACGGAATCTTCGAGAATGGCGATATTGCCGAGCGCCTCTTTGCGCGCGAACACGTGCACGCCTTCCGGAAGGGTCATTCCATTGTCCGTTTCATATGTGTCGGAAAAATCGGTCATGGCGCTCTCAATTTGAATAGCTGCCAGCGCCATCTTCGGCGGTCAGCGAATAGGCGAACTCGGGCAGCGCAATAGTACCCGTAAACAGGCTATAAATCGGTGTGTGCTGCATGTTGATCAGCTTCACCGTCACAATTGGTGCGACATCGGGGCCGTTGGGGTCTCCCGAAAATCCGAGGCCGGACCAGTCGTACTCGATGCGTACGTTGCTGGCCTGAATTTCCGATTTTATCTCCTGCATTCGATCTACGATACTCGTGAATGCGGAGGAGTTAGCGGTCGTTGGAAAGCTGCAGCTTCCTTTGCAAGTGCAACCGCTGCTGGTGCATGCCAGCCCTGGAAAAGCCGATTGCGGTACAATTGTGCCCTGTTCAATTCCGCCGCTCGTCGCAAAACTGTAGCTCGCCAAGCCAGAAGGAACCATGTCCGTGGCCACGGCCCACCGAGCGCCGATCTGCACGGCTTTTTCAGCACGGTTTATCTGCCAAGCGTAATAGCCGACATCGAAAATTCCGAGCAGGAAAATGATCAGGATCGGAAGGACGAGGGCGAATTCCGCTGCGGATCCGCGTGTGTCCTTTAAGAACGCCGAGAATTGGTGAGTGAAACGCATCATATGCCGTTCACCACTGCTTGAGCCGATGCAAAGACCTGAGTGTTGCTGTCGATAAGGCCAAGGCTCTCGAAGAGCGAAGGATACCCTGCAGCGGCACTGACCGTAACAATTGGAGCGCCGCCGCTGTTACCCTTGAAAATGCCAGAGGTCGCGTAACCTGCGTTGCACGTGTAGCTGACGTTGATGAGGTTCGCGTCCCAGTTCGAAATGCGCGGTGTCCCACCAGTGAGCACACCAGTGCGTGTGACGTTCTTGATTTCGCTGATTGCAGTTGCGCTGGCAGCGCCGCCACAAGGAAAATCGGCGAAAGGCCGACGTCCGGCATAGCGAGCCCCTTCGCGAACGGCTTGGACCACCTTTTGTTCGGTGTAAAAATAGTGGCCTGCCTCGAAGACCACGAACATCATTGCCAGCAAGAGCGGCAGCATCAGCGCCATTTCGGACGCGGCAGCCCCTTCTTCACGATGGCAAAAGGCGCGGCAGTCCGTCATTCGATCAGGTAAGGAACATCCTTGCGGATTTCCTGCCCTTGCGTGCCGCCGCCCCCAACGGTCGTGGCGCCGATAACTTCAACGTAGACATCGCTGTTGTTCGTATAGCGCGTTCCATCGGGTGCTACGCGCCGAGCAACAGGTTCGACGAGGAAGACGTCGACGAACTTGCCGATATCCGCGTCTGTCGTGCTGGCCGAAACCGGCCCACCATTGTCTGCCGTCGAGCAATTGATTACGGCGATGCTTAGCACGCGCCGGTCTGGGGTTGTACCCGGAGCGATGCCCGGCCCTTCGCACAGAGGCGACCCCTGATGTTCGTAATCGATCGTTTTCGAACTCTTTCCCGGACCGGCAGTGGTGTGTTGAAAGGTCTTCCGAGCTAGCAACGTCGCGTTTTCGTACTCATAACGGAACTGCTGATAGCGGGTGGGGGTGGTTCGTCCCGCAAGCTCGGGATAGCCGTAGGACGACCAGGTCATCGGGATGCTGCCGAGCCCATTGGTGAAGTAGTAGGCAGCCCGATCCCAGTTGCCGTCCCCGATACGCGCGTTGCCGTTCCCCGTGCAATTTCCTGCCAGACTGGTCGCGTGGCATTTGTCGCGCGGATAGCCCATGGGCTGGGTGTTGCTGGGGTCTATATTGTTCACCGCGTCGACCGCGCGGTACGGTCGGGGACCAACTTCCCAGCCGCCGGGGCCAATGGAGCACGAGCCGCTGCTTCCACCTGGGGGAACCTCCCGAACCAGGTCGATGCGGCTGTTGGCCGATGGCGGGCACGCGCCGTTGTCCGAATCGCACACATTGTTGAGGCCGTTGGCGTAGATACCGAAGCGCACGTTTAGGGCATCGAGAACGCTAACTTGCTGACCCGGCTTGACATCTGCACCGTCGATGGAAACGCAATCGCCCGGCAGCGACGATCGGCCGAGGGTCCGTGCTGTGGCGATCGCACCATTCCCGGCTCCGGTTTCGAGATAGCCGAAAACGCCCGGGCCATAACTACCGGCGACTTCGTCGGCAACTTCGCTTGCGCCATTCTGGCCATTGACATTGGCAACGAGCCTGATGCCCTTGCCGACATAATTTGCGATAGTGAAATCCGGATCGCTGGTCTCGTTCGGATTGCACATCATGACCGGCGGCACCTTGCACAGGGCGGAACCCAGCCCGGCTACGGCCAGTGCGAGCCCGTCTGCACCGTCAGCACCAGCTGCCGCCACTAGCGAGTAGGTGACCTCGCGCCCATCGATCGTGACTTCGACAAAGTTGGCGTCTTTATCGGTGGTGGCGAGCGTGAAGCTGCCCGGGTCATTGTAGACCCGGAAGAACCTGATATTGGCGAAAGCACTGCATTGGTCGTTGGCTACGGCGATGGCCGTATCGACATCGATCGCATTGTTGCCGTCCGCAAGAATGGTCTGGTTCTGGACCAGGCCGATGGCTGCGTTTCCTGCGCGTGCGCAAGCTCCGGCTTTTCCGTCCAGCTGGGTGGCCGCCGCCAGGGCCGCCTGGTCGGCCGAATTCTGAAGTTCGGAATCCATCCCGGCCATGCGGGCATAGTCAAAGCCCAGGCCAGCCATGGCGACGAGCGGAATGATGGCTAGCGCATAGGTCGCGGCGACTGCGCCGCGTTCATCCTTACGGAACCTGTTTATGAGGTCTTTTGCGCTAACCATTGTTCCATGTCCGGTTTATTCCGGCGATTCAGTCGTGGAGACCTCGTCGGGCTCCTTGACGGCATCGTCGTAATAGCGATCGATAGCAGCGACTGCATTCTGGGCAGTCGTGGGCGGGATCGCGGTTTCGTAAACGGGGTTCGGGTCGATGACCTGGGCAGCCATCGTGCGGCGATTGGCCTCGCCCCAGCTGGTATCCGCCATGAAGTCATTACCGCTCCCCGTCGCGCAGCCTGCCGTGGCGATAACGCCTGCGGTCAGCAGCACGGTGCGAAGAGCCTTAGTATTCGTAGCCATCGGCTGCCTCCTGCGCGTTGGTTTCGGTGCCTTGCTGCGTGTTGGCCGGGGTATCACCGGCAATCGGCGGCAAATCATTCGTGCGATGCGAATTGCCGTTCAGCAAAACATCGGCTTGGATCGGGTCCCTGACGCGGTCCGTCGGAAGCTGGACCTGCTCGGGCCGGAGCGGCGCAACGAGACGCGGCGTCACGATGATCAGCAGCTCGGTCTCGCCTTTCTGGAAGCTGGTCGAACGGAACAGCGAACCGATAAGCGGGATCGAACCAAGCAAGGGCACCTGGTTGACCGTGGTCTGGAAATCGCGTTGCAGAAGCCCGGCAATCGCAAAGCTTTCGCCATCGCGCAGTTCGAGAACAGTGCTGGCTCGCCGGGTCTGGAGGCCCGGGATCCGAATGCCGTTGAGCGTGATCGACGCGCTTTGGTCGATCGAGCTGACTTCCGGCTCGACGATCAGGTTGATAACCTTGTTCGACAGGACGGTGGGCGTGAAGCCCAGTCCGACGCCGAACGACTTGAATTCGACGGTGATGCCAGCCTGACCGCCACCCACACCGCCGCTCTGAACGATGGGAACGGGGAATTCGCCACCTGCCAAAAAGGAGGCTCGCTGCCCGGAAAGCGCGACCAGCGTCGGCTCTGCGAGTGTCTTGGCAAGGCCTTTCTCTTCAAGAGCGTCGAGAGCGATGTCGACATCGAGCCCAAGGATATCCGTGAAGCTACGGGTGATGACGCCAAATGCATTCGTTACATCGGAAACTCCTAGGTCGCCGTTCCCGAAATTGCTTGAGCCAACCCCGGGGGTAAGTTCGGAGCCGGGTCCCGTTGCGCCCGAAACCCTGTCCCCATTAAAGAAAGTGCGAACACCCAGGTCCTTGCCGATGCTGCGAGAAACTTCGGCGAAACGGACTTCAAGCATGACCTGCTGGCTTCCGCCAAGCGTCATGAGATTGACGACTTTCTCTGCGCCGGCATAGGCCGAGGCCAGTTGGACCGCACGATCGGCGACGCCAGCGTCGCTGACGGTGCCCGAAAGAACGATCGAGTCGCCGGTCATGCGAGCATCGACGGTTTCACCGGGCATCAGGTCGGCCATCTGCTCACGCAGGCTCAAAACGTCGGGACCGACGGCGATGTCCATCACTGCGATGACGCGGTTCGAACGATCGTAGAGCGTCAGCGACGTCGTGCCGATCTCCTTGCCGAGCACGTAGACCGAACGATCGGATACCGGAAGAATGTCTGCGATCGAGTCGTTTCCGATCATCGCGCGGTCGATCGGAACGTCGGCCGTTACGACCTGGCTCTTGTTGACCGGGATTTCCACGGTGCCCGCATGCATGGATTCGCTGGCATAACCCGACTGGGCTGCTGCTGCGTGGGGAGCAATTGCCGCTCCCAACGCGGTTGCCAGGGCGAGAGCCGAAAGGGCTGTGTGCTTAATTGCCACGGAGCGTCTCCACGGAATAGGTTTCAGCATTGGTGCCGCGCACCACGCTCATGGTCGGACCGCGCGGGCGGGCCGGTGCACTTGCTTGCCTCGGCGCAGAACTAGCGCCCCGCGGAGGAGGAGAATAGGACGGAGCCGCCAGCATGGGAGCCGGAGCACCGGTGCCGCGATTGATGTATCGACCGCCGCCACCGAGATCGTTTGCAACGACCGTTTCTGTCGTGCCGACCTCCTGGTTTTCGACATTGCGCAGCGCCAGGCTGAGATTGCCGACTTCGCGGG
This DNA window, taken from Qipengyuania seohaensis, encodes the following:
- a CDS encoding helix-turn-helix domain-containing protein translates to MAEEANFSEAAATSDDPRRRSNRLVLRLRTGVGQAGRAFDAEVLNLSPSGMLVKTSASLSLDDPLEVVLPKVGPVIAKVVWFDDQLYGCSFANQLTDEEVEAANVVSGDTDETHGVDNETLGSRIKRLRKNRGLSMRALAGLAGVSKPTLWKWESDRVRPRHTTMQRLAVELGISELELVYGAPAARTNEELESGSLADIVRDARRRIADAAGVDESRVDVRIDWGEED
- a CDS encoding A24 family peptidase; the encoded protein is MALATISFGVLAALSSVGAITDIVWRKLPNIVSVLLALAGLGLALAMDGWAALGWHAVHVAVAFLIGYLMFVWNIFGAGDGKFYAGSAAFFPIMDAPALALAIVLSGGILALFWFTLKRFIKGMKRRKDDFAKLPYGVAIAVGTVGYAALTMPG
- a CDS encoding tetratricopeptide repeat protein yields the protein MKKVPATLAALAVVMPLSGCQSFINAFNFGDHTRSTQPLFGEADLEEGRRLLADGQYGNAIPALQRAALNRQTAPDAANALGVAYARIGRGDLAERYFRAAVTLSPQDAKFAANLERFYASDLAQDMRTLHAQQEEARKAFTEFAQSESGLSEEPVNEERLVTSGGEQRKITLERGMATARIALDGAEPQKARVRVRTAEAGEAPVTQTPSVRIRVSGQPVRPRVSARPTEVRIQSSANYPMRVRIGAKSETEGSVASGYPMRVSLRAAKSGDSKD
- a CDS encoding type II secretion system F family protein, which codes for MLELAATSLVVRLLVLALIFALVTGVILIVVNGVEARRRASQQIARLDSHAAANEKTNLVRTESDSRWAKIADSIERTGLSLTDPKNHKLEKQLKMAGYSSPSAPRVYTMARIGMVFLLPGLFLLLISFSTEPPGLLSIYLYCSILAALGLYIPNLFIRAKADRRRSEIINGFPDALDLVLVCVEAGLGLESALDRVGREMTRSHPLIAHLLIETVLMTRAGASRETALRQLADASGVDEIRSFATLLIQSDKLGTSIANTLRVYANEMREARRMRAEEKAHRIPVLISIPLVACMLPTMIGVLVLPAVIMFVRDIGPAMSGGG
- a CDS encoding type II secretion system F family protein, whose product is MTTEIIRIVFLLAIFAAAFLLFQTVGRAIAARRAHTVATNRRMSLIQKGTTREDLYGELLKNRPREHEALPPLLRRMAISFEHMIYTSGVTFSISQVIIAMAIGIGLLFIIALGIAVGAGAEIGFGAVQLCLLFAVAAGAGIPYFILAQVANSRRKTMEKQFPVALDIFVRALRSGHPVASAIELLTQEMEDPIGSEFGLVSDEITYGADLTTALDSMADRWKLEDMRMFVVSLSVQSETGGNLAEILENLAGVIRDRASMYMKVRALSSEGRMTGWMLSILPIFAFVTTFLGAPEFYLDVADDPIFIFGSIFLIVLYFIGVFTIRKLIDLKV
- a CDS encoding CpaF family protein codes for the protein MWKTKLDETSHETPVTQHGDADLISAEDEERILFGKKDEHTEKMLRLKLSIHHSLLDRLNLAMLEQTPTEQIKAQISSILPELLADFDEPLNREEREKLVQELVDELMGLGPLEPLLADETITDILVNGPDTVFVEKRGMLQPVPTRFQDEKHLMRVIQKIVSAVGRRVDESSPFVDARLADGSRVNAIVAPLALDGSLVSIRKFAKSPISIAKMIDLGSVPEQMAPVFEAIVKSRRNVLISGGTGSGKTTLLNAMSSYIDEAERIVTIEDSAELQLQQAHVARLETRPANIEGKGEVTQRDLVKNALRMRPDRIIVGEVRAGEAFDMLQAMNTGHDGSMTTVHANTPRDALSRVEQMIGMSGIDITSKSARAQIASAINVVVQVGRLSDGRRKIKSLSEITGMEGETITMQEIFRFRMTGRADDGSVLGHFEATGIRPKFLDEAETHGMHLSPELFRPDMKLG
- a CDS encoding AAA family ATPase, encoding MTDFSDTYETDNGMTLPEGVHVFARKEALGNIAILEDSVTLHRLGTAEDFPVAAVEQAAIAVVEIDSEDPDSLARLERLRAKRPGLPVIAGLQVAPVRTVRSLLRKGVVDVLELPFSSEELIAAIVDVARAAKPVRPETPVTLAPVIAVLGAAGGVGASTVATQLATMMSSRLGEGARTALIDLSLQSGDAGAYLDKSPRMTISHLFEAIDRIDDELMRSVAIDCGDDLDLFAAPDDIEPIESASADEIGRMLRETRKRYSAVVLDMPSTLPNWAMPILLSADEVVVVGVGRISALRHVKRKLSLLQMLGRERQNISVVLNRLSGGLFKRSDVSQMEELLGYDVVQTLEEDTQLVEEAQLQGVSVAALQKRARLSRQIGDLATSISAKIGKDY
- a CDS encoding TadE/TadG family type IV pilus assembly protein, encoding MMRFTHQFSAFLKDTRGSAAEFALVLPILIIFLLGIFDVGYYAWQINRAEKAVQIGARWAVATDMVPSGLASYSFATSGGIEQGTIVPQSAFPGLACTSSGCTCKGSCSFPTTANSSAFTSIVDRMQEIKSEIQASNVRIEYDWSGLGFSGDPNGPDVAPIVTVKLINMQHTPIYSLFTGTIALPEFAYSLTAEDGAGSYSN
- a CDS encoding TadE/TadG family type IV pilus assembly protein; the encoded protein is MTDCRAFCHREEGAAASEMALMLPLLLAMMFVVFEAGHYFYTEQKVVQAVREGARYAGRRPFADFPCGGAASATAISEIKNVTRTGVLTGGTPRISNWDANLINVSYTCNAGYATSGIFKGNSGGAPIVTVSAAAGYPSLFESLGLIDSNTQVFASAQAVVNGI